A single region of the Salipaludibacillus sp. LMS25 genome encodes:
- a CDS encoding glycosyltransferase family 1 protein has protein sequence MGSPVRVLHAVVNMNRGGAETLIMNLYRHLDRSAVQFDFLTSYEGEFDEEIVSLGGRVHRLPALKEVGHFQYLKAVNDFFERNKNYAIVHAHMDRMSGHILSSAKRHHIPIRIAHSHSTLSEGHLAIRSYKWYAGQKIRRAATDRFACSQTAGSWLFGRSVNFKRINNSIDSESFKYCPDKRMSVRKEFGLLEDQFVLGHVGRFSHPKNHTFLIHMFLKVVSHIPQARLLLVGEGPLRENIMSLVKRLKLEEHIVFLGKRADISDLLTGCDAFVFPSLYEGLPVSLVEAQASGLPCLVSDHVTHEIDIGAGLIQFLTLRDSEQWVKSLVALERNRPKRQSQHECVIEKGFNIIETSTALQSFYLKRLKEVNHDKTDGLHANL, from the coding sequence ATGGGCAGTCCAGTAAGAGTTTTGCATGCAGTCGTGAATATGAATCGGGGCGGCGCTGAAACGTTAATTATGAATTTATATCGTCATCTTGATCGGTCAGCGGTACAATTTGATTTTCTCACGTCTTATGAAGGAGAATTTGATGAGGAAATTGTTAGTTTAGGAGGACGAGTGCACCGCTTACCTGCCTTAAAAGAAGTGGGGCACTTTCAGTACTTAAAAGCTGTTAATGACTTTTTTGAGAGAAATAAAAACTATGCAATCGTGCATGCTCATATGGATAGAATGAGCGGACATATTTTGTCTTCAGCCAAGCGGCACCATATACCGATAAGAATTGCTCATAGTCATAGCACTTTAAGTGAAGGCCATTTAGCTATTCGTTCTTATAAATGGTACGCGGGTCAGAAAATTAGGAGAGCCGCAACAGATCGTTTTGCATGTTCACAAACAGCCGGCAGCTGGTTGTTTGGCCGTTCGGTTAACTTTAAAAGAATAAATAATAGTATCGATAGTGAAAGCTTTAAATACTGTCCTGACAAAAGAATGAGTGTCAGAAAAGAATTCGGCCTGTTAGAAGACCAATTTGTTCTTGGACATGTGGGCCGCTTTAGTCACCCGAAGAATCATACTTTCTTAATTCATATGTTCTTAAAAGTGGTGTCTCATATCCCACAAGCTCGGTTACTTCTTGTTGGTGAGGGACCGTTAAGAGAAAATATCATGTCTCTTGTGAAACGCCTAAAGCTTGAAGAACATATCGTCTTTTTAGGAAAGAGAGCTGATATTTCTGATTTGTTAACTGGGTGTGACGCTTTCGTTTTTCCATCCTTGTATGAAGGTTTACCTGTTTCTTTAGTTGAAGCACAAGCATCGGGTCTTCCTTGTCTCGTGTCAGATCACGTGACACATGAAATTGATATAGGGGCCGGATTAATCCAATTTTTAACTTTAAGAGATAGTGAGCAGTGGGTGAAATCCCTTGTAGCGTTGGAAAGGAATCGTCCTAAACGCCAATCTCAGCATGAATGTGTTATTGAGAAAGGTTTTAATATTATAGAAACGTCAACTGCTTTACAATCTTTCTATCTTAAGCGATTGAAGGAGGTAAACCATGATAAAACTGACGGTCTTCACGCCAACTTATAA
- a CDS encoding glycosyltransferase family 4 protein: MRSNKILLCATVDYHFQAFHLPLMKWLKEQGWEVHVAAAGQQLLAYTDKKFDIPIHRSPLKKENVQAYKQLKDIIRKEEYTIIHSHTPMGGVLARLAGKRAKVDLKAIYTAHGFHFFKGAPLKNWLLYYPIERVLSLLTDTLITINSEDYERATNHRFSSKEITHVHGVGVDTDMFKPLEELAKKKQKEALGFNHDDLLLVYAAEFNRNKNQQLLIRMMARLSKRTSQVKLLLAGPGDMTPCEELAARLGVEQHISFMGLRDDIKDILPACDMAVGSSLREGLPVNIMEAMACGLPVIATKNRGHSELITSGENGWVIEEHDPELFADKVMLLTKNEKLRKKLGKTGRDTILSTYSLNIVLGELTQIYQKYMVEEGVSQWAVQ, from the coding sequence ATGCGGTCTAATAAAATTTTATTATGTGCCACAGTAGACTATCATTTTCAAGCATTTCACCTCCCGTTAATGAAATGGCTAAAGGAACAAGGATGGGAAGTTCATGTCGCTGCAGCAGGTCAGCAGTTGTTAGCTTATACAGACAAAAAATTCGATATTCCAATCCACCGATCACCTTTGAAAAAAGAAAATGTGCAAGCTTATAAACAACTTAAAGACATCATTCGTAAGGAAGAGTATACGATTATTCATAGCCATACACCAATGGGCGGGGTCTTAGCACGCCTTGCGGGGAAAAGGGCGAAAGTAGATCTAAAAGCGATTTACACAGCCCACGGCTTCCATTTTTTCAAAGGAGCCCCTTTAAAAAATTGGTTACTCTACTATCCAATAGAGAGAGTATTAAGCCTATTAACAGATACGTTAATTACGATAAACAGTGAAGATTATGAAAGAGCAACGAATCATCGGTTTTCTAGTAAAGAGATAACGCATGTTCATGGGGTCGGTGTTGACACTGATATGTTTAAACCTCTTGAAGAGTTAGCGAAGAAAAAGCAAAAAGAGGCATTAGGTTTTAACCACGATGATCTTTTGCTTGTTTATGCAGCGGAATTTAATCGGAATAAAAACCAGCAGTTACTGATTCGAATGATGGCTCGTCTGTCTAAACGAACCTCCCAAGTGAAATTACTTCTGGCTGGACCAGGAGATATGACGCCTTGTGAAGAACTCGCCGCTCGTTTAGGAGTAGAACAGCATATATCATTTATGGGATTAAGAGATGACATTAAAGATATACTTCCTGCTTGTGATATGGCAGTAGGGTCCAGTTTGCGAGAAGGGCTGCCTGTTAATATTATGGAAGCTATGGCGTGTGGACTTCCTGTCATTGCCACAAAAAATCGGGGTCATTCTGAACTTATAACATCTGGTGAAAATGGGTGGGTTATTGAAGAGCATGATCCGGAACTTTTCGCAGATAAAGTGATGTTGCTAACAAAAAATGAGAAGCTTCGCAAAAAACTAGGGAAAACGGGAAGAGATACTATTTTATCTACCTATAGTTTAAACATCGTATTAGGTGAATTAACACAGATTTACCAGAAATATATGGTTGAAGAGGGTGTCAGTCAATGGGCAGTCCAGTAA
- a CDS encoding nucleoside-diphosphate sugar epimerase/dehydratase has protein sequence MSIHKRTSLFIAMDTLFILIAFFSSFIIINEPQIYFNVNFWLSCTIILLSYHMFSYLYKMNKKAWEYASVGELNVILKTLTFSIVFNAFIQFLIFDHIQYRILFITWLLMVVLIGGARFWWRMRKQDRTRKDHNKKRTLIVGAGSAGTMVARQLLQNPSGDLRPVAFIDDDANKQKLDIYALPVAGSTADIPNIVENMKIENIIIAIPSLKRHKLQQIYQLCSTVKVKTQILPMIEDLVTGKVSVKQFKDVSVEDLLGRETVELDNDLIGDTITGKNVLVTGAGGSIGSELCRQIINHAPKKLVLLGHGENSIYNIEMELKEIMSHSMTTIVTEIADIQDEKKLLSVFDHHAPEVVYHAAAHKHVPLMERNPEEAIKNNTIGSLNVATAAHNAKVKTFVMVSTDKAVNPTSVMGASKRLAEMIIHHLNQTSETIFTVVRFGNVLGSNGSVIPLFKKQIEKGGPVTVTHPDMVRYFMTIPEASRLVIQASCLAKGGETFVLDMGEPVKIVDLAKNLITLSGHSQEEIGIEFTGIRPGEKLYEELLNKDEIHDEQIFPKIYLGKCNVTDIHKVEKLLSSYALMDKKTLRSKVLELTNGPKHAGERPLSSHENLHVSVK, from the coding sequence ATGAGTATACACAAAAGAACAAGCTTGTTTATTGCAATGGATACATTATTTATTCTTATAGCATTCTTTTCAAGTTTCATCATTATTAATGAGCCACAGATTTATTTTAATGTTAATTTTTGGCTCTCTTGTACAATAATCCTCTTAAGTTATCACATGTTCTCATATTTATACAAAATGAATAAAAAAGCATGGGAATATGCAAGTGTCGGTGAATTAAACGTGATCTTAAAGACACTTACTTTTTCCATCGTATTTAATGCCTTTATTCAATTTCTCATTTTTGACCATATCCAATATAGAATTTTATTTATCACGTGGCTACTGATGGTCGTTTTAATTGGTGGCGCAAGATTTTGGTGGCGCATGAGGAAGCAAGATCGCACTCGTAAAGATCATAATAAAAAACGAACGTTGATAGTGGGAGCTGGGTCTGCAGGTACGATGGTTGCTCGTCAGCTTTTACAAAATCCAAGTGGCGATTTGCGCCCTGTAGCCTTTATTGATGATGATGCCAACAAACAAAAACTGGATATTTATGCATTGCCTGTAGCAGGTTCAACAGCAGATATACCTAACATCGTAGAAAATATGAAAATAGAAAATATCATCATTGCTATTCCGTCACTTAAACGTCATAAGCTTCAGCAGATTTACCAATTGTGCTCAACGGTAAAAGTTAAAACGCAAATTTTACCAATGATTGAGGATTTAGTGACAGGCAAGGTCTCCGTTAAGCAGTTTAAAGATGTGTCAGTAGAAGATTTATTAGGACGAGAAACTGTGGAGTTGGATAATGATTTAATCGGGGATACCATAACAGGTAAAAACGTGCTTGTCACGGGGGCTGGTGGTTCAATCGGTTCAGAATTATGTCGGCAAATTATTAATCATGCCCCAAAAAAATTAGTTCTGCTTGGTCATGGAGAAAACAGTATTTACAATATTGAAATGGAATTGAAAGAAATAATGAGTCATTCTATGACAACTATTGTGACAGAGATTGCAGACATACAAGATGAAAAGAAACTATTGTCCGTGTTTGATCACCATGCGCCAGAAGTGGTGTATCATGCTGCCGCACATAAGCACGTTCCTCTAATGGAACGAAATCCGGAAGAAGCGATAAAAAATAATACGATTGGATCATTAAATGTTGCAACTGCAGCTCATAACGCAAAGGTTAAAACATTCGTGATGGTTTCAACGGATAAAGCGGTCAATCCTACGAGCGTGATGGGTGCGTCTAAACGTTTAGCTGAGATGATTATTCATCATCTAAATCAAACAAGTGAAACCATTTTTACCGTTGTCCGTTTTGGGAACGTATTAGGAAGTAACGGCAGTGTTATTCCATTATTTAAAAAACAGATTGAAAAAGGTGGTCCCGTCACAGTCACACACCCTGATATGGTTCGCTATTTTATGACAATACCAGAAGCGTCAAGGTTAGTTATTCAAGCTAGTTGTCTTGCTAAAGGTGGAGAGACGTTTGTTTTAGATATGGGTGAACCCGTTAAAATAGTAGATTTAGCGAAAAATTTAATCACGTTAAGTGGGCACAGTCAAGAAGAAATAGGCATTGAATTTACTGGCATTAGACCAGGTGAAAAATTATATGAAGAGCTATTGAATAAAGATGAAATTCACGATGAACAAATCTTCCCGAAAATATACTTAGGAAAATGTAATGTAACAGATATTCACAAAGTTGAAAAATTATTATCTAGTTATGCTTTGATGGATAAGAAAACACTGCGGTCCAAAGTACTAGAATTAACGAATGGCCCTAAACACGCAGGTGAGCGGCCGCTTTCATCACACGAAAACTTACACGTGTCAGTTAAGTAG
- a CDS encoding CpsD/CapB family tyrosine-protein kinase, giving the protein MFSLKNKKHYSLFFNKTGSVLNEEFHRIKSNIEFASFKGNYQSIAITSPQEKEGKTTIISHLALTLAQEGKKVLLIDANFAKPEISKQFDVPLEIGLSNVLIGQKKLRDVINVTEYKGLDVLAAGPLSKQLVDLVQSADMDHIFNEAKKKYDYVLVDTQAVLLSQVARVLTNKCDATVLVTRKSKTDVSLINEAKKLLESYNVNLIGLIFNDKNYSLLNLFKSDSSYSLLKLFRRS; this is encoded by the coding sequence TTGTTTAGTTTAAAGAATAAAAAGCATTACTCTTTATTTTTTAACAAAACAGGTTCTGTGTTAAATGAAGAATTTCACCGAATCAAATCTAATATTGAGTTTGCTTCGTTTAAAGGGAATTACCAATCTATTGCGATAACGTCACCTCAAGAAAAAGAGGGCAAAACGACGATTATAAGTCACTTAGCGTTAACGTTAGCTCAAGAAGGTAAAAAAGTGTTGTTAATAGACGCCAATTTTGCAAAACCTGAAATTAGTAAACAGTTTGATGTTCCTCTAGAAATAGGGCTGAGTAATGTCCTTATTGGACAAAAAAAGCTAAGAGATGTCATTAATGTTACCGAATACAAAGGGCTGGATGTGCTTGCAGCCGGCCCTTTGTCGAAGCAGTTAGTTGACTTGGTGCAATCGGCAGACATGGATCATATTTTTAATGAAGCTAAAAAGAAGTATGACTACGTTCTAGTAGATACACAAGCGGTTCTGTTAAGTCAGGTAGCACGAGTCCTCACTAATAAATGTGATGCGACCGTTCTTGTTACGAGGAAAAGTAAGACAGATGTTTCACTTATTAATGAAGCTAAAAAGCTATTAGAAAGTTATAATGTCAATCTTATTGGACTTATATTCAATGATAAGAATTATTCATTACTAAACTTATTTAAGAGTGACAGTAGCTATTCGTTGTTAAAGTTATTTAGACGAAGCTAA
- a CDS encoding YveK family protein, with protein MSIKTNDLQIKNIIIALKRRVWLIVLMTLITGGAGLFYTLSNPTIPIYEASSSIFVSEERVNMNTMKVFAKERVVLEEVSNELELGKSASQLAQQITAQDIEGSQIIQISVEDSSPENAVAIANTLASVFPDVVDERLGYSDVGILSEATITESQTPVYTPGYNLVYFSLLLGAIIGVGLALLLNGVDNKLRSERELESTTELPVIGSVSKMSYTTRRQNTADSSNTDLRGETIV; from the coding sequence ATGTCCATCAAAACGAACGATCTGCAAATTAAGAACATTATCATTGCTCTAAAGAGGCGAGTCTGGTTAATTGTGCTAATGACTTTGATTACGGGAGGGGCAGGCCTGTTTTACACGCTATCAAATCCTACGATACCAATTTATGAAGCGTCATCTTCAATCTTCGTATCAGAGGAACGTGTCAACATGAACACCATGAAAGTCTTTGCTAAAGAAAGAGTTGTACTTGAAGAAGTATCGAACGAGTTAGAATTAGGAAAATCAGCTAGTCAGCTCGCTCAACAAATTACTGCTCAAGATATTGAAGGCTCACAAATTATTCAAATAAGTGTTGAAGATAGCTCTCCTGAAAATGCTGTTGCCATTGCAAACACATTAGCCTCTGTTTTCCCTGATGTCGTAGATGAAAGACTAGGATACTCAGATGTAGGCATTCTTTCAGAAGCGACTATTACTGAAAGTCAAACACCTGTTTATACACCAGGTTACAATCTAGTCTATTTTAGCTTATTATTGGGGGCAATTATTGGCGTTGGTTTAGCGCTGCTGCTAAATGGCGTCGACAATAAGTTAAGATCAGAAAGAGAACTTGAGAGCACTACTGAACTCCCTGTCATCGGTAGCGTCTCGAAAATGTCGTATACAACGAGAAGACAAAATACGGCGGACAGCAGTAATACAGACTTAAGAGGTGAAACGATTGTTTAG
- a CDS encoding sodium:alanine symporter family protein, with product MKTVENIINDVSGLVWGLPLIILLVGTGLYLTARLAFFSFQQLPYALTLVFRKRDDGAEGDISHFQALMTALAATVGTGNIAGVASAVAVGGPGAIFWMWLTAFVGMATKYSEAILGVHYRQKNKNGEMSGGPMYYIEKGLKMKWLAVIFAGFAAVAAFGIGNMVQSHEAAGVAYQNFNIPVWLTGAFLTILVGLVIIGGIKSIGKVVGVIVPVMIIFYIFAGLMILILNIADIPSAFKLIFTDAFTGQAVAGGAVGAVIQQGVARGIFSNEAGLGTGGIAAAAAKTDLPARQALVSMTQVFIDTIIVCTMTGLALVMSQMYLVADEYDSSAQLTSAAFEQFLPGFGGYIVAIALLFFVFSTIIGWSYFGEKCFTYLFGEKASLPYRIVFVIALFIGAIVSLDIVWGFADIMNGLMAFPNLVALLLLSGVVVNETKKFKKKRQEEKKRVKGSQTSS from the coding sequence GTGAAAACAGTTGAAAATATTATTAATGACGTAAGTGGTTTAGTGTGGGGATTACCGCTGATCATCTTGCTCGTTGGAACAGGCCTATACTTAACAGCACGTCTCGCTTTTTTTTCTTTCCAACAGCTTCCTTATGCATTAACGTTAGTGTTTAGAAAGCGAGATGATGGGGCTGAAGGGGATATTTCGCACTTCCAAGCTCTCATGACCGCTCTAGCTGCCACCGTTGGAACCGGTAATATTGCCGGTGTTGCTTCAGCTGTTGCTGTAGGCGGCCCAGGGGCAATATTTTGGATGTGGCTCACTGCATTTGTAGGAATGGCCACTAAATATAGTGAAGCAATTTTAGGTGTGCACTACCGACAGAAAAATAAAAATGGCGAAATGTCCGGCGGACCTATGTATTACATTGAAAAGGGCCTAAAGATGAAATGGCTCGCTGTTATCTTTGCTGGTTTTGCTGCTGTAGCAGCTTTCGGTATTGGTAATATGGTACAATCTCATGAAGCTGCTGGTGTGGCATATCAAAATTTTAATATTCCTGTCTGGTTAACTGGCGCTTTTTTGACTATTCTTGTTGGCTTAGTCATTATAGGTGGGATTAAAAGTATCGGTAAAGTTGTCGGTGTCATTGTCCCTGTCATGATTATTTTTTATATTTTTGCAGGACTTATGATTCTCATCCTCAATATTGCGGATATTCCTAGCGCTTTCAAATTAATTTTTACTGACGCCTTCACAGGACAAGCTGTTGCAGGGGGGGCAGTTGGCGCTGTCATTCAACAAGGGGTTGCCAGGGGGATCTTCTCCAATGAGGCAGGGTTAGGGACTGGTGGAATCGCAGCTGCAGCCGCTAAAACAGACCTTCCAGCAAGGCAGGCACTCGTCTCCATGACTCAAGTATTTATTGATACGATTATTGTGTGCACGATGACTGGGCTCGCTCTTGTCATGAGTCAGATGTATTTAGTAGCAGATGAGTATGATTCCTCTGCCCAGCTAACTTCAGCTGCTTTTGAACAATTCTTGCCTGGCTTCGGCGGATATATCGTAGCGATTGCGTTACTCTTTTTCGTCTTTTCTACCATCATTGGCTGGTCTTATTTTGGAGAAAAGTGCTTTACGTATTTATTTGGAGAAAAAGCTTCTCTCCCTTATCGTATTGTTTTTGTTATAGCACTATTTATCGGTGCAATCGTATCCCTTGACATTGTATGGGGATTTGCAGATATCATGAACGGTTTAATGGCTTTTCCTAACTTAGTTGCATTATTACTTTTATCAGGTGTCGTCGTCAATGAAACGAAAAAATTCAAGAAAAAAAGACAAGAAGAAAAGAAACGAGTAAAAGGTTCACAAACTAGTTCTTAA
- a CDS encoding ribose-phosphate pyrophosphokinase, with protein sequence MSLTRDLSKMKLFTLNSNIPLAEEIANHIGVELGECSIKRFSDGEVQISIEETIRGFDTYLIQSTSEPGNEYLMELLIMIDALKRASAKTINVVMPYYGYSRQDRKARAREPITAKLIANLLEAAGATRVLSVDIHASQVQGFFNIPVDQLKTNALLSDYFINKQLNEVVVVAPENAGTARARGLADRLDAPIAFLDKQRSSDPNAVQGVHVIGDIEGKTAIIIDDMIDTARTVTSGSLALMKNGAKEVYACCSHGVLSEPAVERIRQSPLKEVIITNSVYQADEKKDDKIISLSIGPLLAEGIMRVHNNESISTLFD encoded by the coding sequence ATGAGCCTAACGAGAGATTTATCAAAAATGAAATTATTTACGTTAAATTCAAATATCCCTTTAGCTGAAGAAATCGCCAATCATATCGGAGTTGAATTAGGAGAATGCTCAATTAAACGATTCAGTGATGGGGAAGTCCAAATCAGTATAGAGGAAACGATAAGAGGCTTCGATACTTATTTGATTCAATCAACTTCTGAACCAGGAAATGAGTACTTAATGGAACTTCTTATTATGATTGATGCTTTAAAACGGGCATCAGCTAAAACAATCAACGTCGTCATGCCTTATTATGGTTACTCCCGCCAGGATAGAAAGGCAAGAGCTCGAGAGCCAATTACGGCAAAGTTGATCGCGAATTTGCTAGAAGCTGCTGGTGCTACGAGAGTTTTATCTGTTGATATACATGCCTCTCAAGTACAAGGCTTCTTTAATATCCCGGTAGATCAACTGAAGACGAATGCTCTCCTTTCTGATTACTTTATAAATAAACAATTAAATGAAGTCGTCGTAGTGGCTCCTGAAAATGCTGGAACGGCCCGTGCACGTGGGCTTGCTGATAGACTGGATGCACCCATTGCTTTCCTTGATAAACAACGTAGTTCAGATCCGAATGCTGTTCAAGGTGTCCATGTTATCGGTGACATTGAGGGGAAGACAGCCATCATCATAGACGATATGATTGATACGGCACGAACGGTGACCTCAGGTTCACTAGCTCTTATGAAAAATGGTGCTAAAGAGGTTTATGCCTGTTGTTCTCATGGGGTTCTGTCAGAGCCTGCTGTAGAAAGAATTCGCCAATCGCCGTTAAAAGAAGTGATTATAACCAATTCAGTTTATCAAGCTGATGAGAAAAAGGACGATAAAATTATTTCTTTATCAATTGGACCGTTACTTGCGGAAGGAATTATGCGAGTTCACAATAATGAATCTATCAGTACCCTCTTTGACTAA
- a CDS encoding UbiD family decarboxylase: MYRHLEECLEDLEKHGHLIRIKEEVDPHLEMAALHLHVYEKGGPALLFENVKGSNYRAVSNLFGTVERSKFIFRKTWNDVQQVMAVRNDPVKALKKPLKNMSTGFSALKALPQRRKKMTSEFKEITIADLPLIKHWPGDGGAFVTLPQVYTEDPDKPGIMNSNLGMYRVQLTGNDYLPNEEVGLHYQIHRGIGIHQTKATARDEPLKVSIFIGGPPAHTLSAVMPLPEGLSEMTFAGLLAGRRFQYSYNDGYCISHDADFIITGDIYPHETKPEGPFGDHLGYYSLIHEFPVMKVHKVYARQNAIFPFTVVGRPPQEDTSFGDIIHEITGEAVKQEIPGVKEVHAVDAAGVHPLLFAIGSERYTPFEKTKRPAELLTIANRVLGTGQLSLAKYVFITAENGQTLSTHDEKAFLTYILERMDFRRDLHFQTNTTIDTLDYSGEGLNAGSKVIFAAYGDKKRQLVNEVPPIFNELSAGHNPKLVMPGVIALEMNAYVNGDRAAEEMANIGDELKGDDRLSACPLIIICDDSAFLAATMSNFLWATFTRSNPSHDIYGINSFYRHKHWGCDNVIIDARKKPHHAPALELDPVVQKNIERFVKKIII, encoded by the coding sequence ATGTATCGCCATTTAGAGGAGTGTCTAGAAGATTTAGAGAAGCATGGCCATTTAATTCGAATAAAAGAAGAGGTGGATCCACATTTGGAAATGGCCGCCTTGCATTTACATGTCTACGAAAAAGGGGGGCCCGCCCTCCTTTTTGAAAATGTGAAAGGCTCGAATTATCGCGCCGTTTCAAACCTTTTTGGGACAGTAGAGCGCAGTAAATTCATTTTTAGGAAAACATGGAACGACGTTCAACAGGTGATGGCAGTTAGAAATGATCCCGTTAAAGCGTTGAAAAAACCACTTAAAAATATGTCAACGGGATTCTCCGCTCTTAAAGCCTTGCCGCAAAGAAGAAAAAAGATGACTAGCGAATTTAAAGAGATTACGATAGCTGATCTGCCATTAATTAAACATTGGCCAGGGGACGGCGGAGCTTTTGTTACGCTTCCACAAGTCTATACAGAAGATCCTGATAAACCGGGGATAATGAATTCTAACTTAGGAATGTACCGTGTACAGTTAACGGGCAATGATTATCTGCCTAATGAAGAGGTTGGACTTCATTATCAAATCCATCGCGGCATTGGAATTCATCAAACAAAGGCAACGGCCCGTGATGAACCATTAAAGGTGAGTATTTTTATCGGTGGCCCACCTGCTCATACATTATCCGCTGTCATGCCGTTACCAGAAGGGTTAAGTGAAATGACATTCGCTGGTTTATTAGCGGGCAGACGTTTTCAATACAGTTATAATGATGGCTACTGTATTAGTCACGATGCTGATTTTATAATTACAGGTGACATATATCCTCATGAAACGAAACCAGAAGGGCCTTTTGGAGACCATCTTGGCTATTATAGTTTGATCCACGAGTTTCCTGTCATGAAAGTGCATAAAGTTTATGCTCGCCAGAATGCTATTTTTCCATTTACCGTTGTTGGTAGGCCACCGCAAGAGGATACATCTTTTGGAGATATCATTCATGAAATCACAGGTGAAGCTGTTAAACAGGAAATACCTGGCGTGAAAGAAGTACATGCAGTAGATGCGGCAGGTGTGCACCCTCTTTTATTTGCCATAGGTAGTGAAAGATATACACCATTTGAAAAAACAAAACGACCAGCTGAATTATTGACGATCGCCAATAGAGTACTTGGAACAGGTCAATTAAGTTTAGCTAAATATGTGTTTATTACGGCGGAAAATGGTCAAACGTTAAGTACACACGATGAAAAAGCTTTTTTAACCTATATACTAGAAAGAATGGATTTCCGTCGTGATCTTCATTTTCAAACGAATACGACAATTGATACGCTGGATTATTCAGGAGAAGGGCTTAACGCTGGCAGTAAAGTTATTTTTGCGGCTTATGGTGACAAAAAACGGCAGTTAGTTAATGAAGTACCGCCAATTTTTAATGAGTTGTCTGCCGGTCATAATCCTAAATTAGTGATGCCTGGTGTTATCGCTTTAGAAATGAACGCCTATGTTAATGGTGATAGAGCAGCTGAAGAAATGGCTAATATAGGTGATGAATTGAAAGGTGATGACAGGCTTTCTGCTTGTCCACTCATTATTATTTGTGATGATAGTGCGTTTTTGGCAGCTACAATGAGTAACTTTTTATGGGCCACATTTACGCGTAGTAATCCTTCGCATGATATTTATGGCATAAACAGTTTTTATCGACATAAGCACTGGGGATGTGATAATGTCATCATTGATGCCAGGAAAAAGCCTCATCACGCACCAGCGCTCGAGTTGGACCCCGTTGTGCAAAAAAATATCGAACGTTTTGTCAAGAAAATAATTATTTAA
- the pssA gene encoding CDP-diacylglycerol--serine O-phosphatidyltransferase — MLIRQLPNAITITNLIFGFLSISSSFTGDYQNAAIFILIGMMLDSMDGWLARKLGAESAFGKEMDSLADIITFGVAPAILIFGTTFASMGMIGMLIAGMFPVFGAIRLARFNIDEESSVKRYFTGVPITAAGGIIALLTLFSFIVPDAALSAVYTLLCVLMVSKLKIPSLKGVPIPKYAILTTILLISLLYVTRFNASIDYSNWIIFAIILYLVYMVIHFVLKKKRINTKQ; from the coding sequence ATGCTGATTAGACAATTGCCTAATGCCATTACGATTACTAATTTAATCTTTGGATTTCTATCTATCAGTTCTTCGTTTACAGGCGACTATCAAAACGCCGCAATTTTTATTTTAATCGGTATGATGCTTGATAGCATGGACGGATGGTTAGCGAGGAAGCTCGGGGCTGAAAGTGCTTTTGGTAAGGAAATGGATTCTCTTGCAGATATTATTACATTCGGGGTCGCTCCTGCCATTCTCATATTCGGCACGACGTTTGCGAGCATGGGGATGATCGGCATGTTGATTGCAGGTATGTTCCCTGTTTTTGGTGCCATTCGATTAGCACGGTTTAATATCGATGAAGAGTCATCAGTTAAGAGGTATTTTACGGGAGTTCCTATTACAGCAGCCGGGGGTATCATTGCGCTGTTGACATTGTTCAGCTTTATCGTCCCTGACGCCGCTTTGTCAGCTGTTTATACATTACTATGTGTCTTAATGGTTAGTAAGCTTAAAATCCCTAGTTTGAAAGGTGTGCCTATCCCAAAATATGCTATCCTTACAACAATTCTTCTTATCTCCTTGCTCTATGTGACAAGGTTTAATGCCTCGATCGACTATTCGAACTGGATTATTTTCGCCATTATTTTGTATTTAGTCTATATGGTTATACATTTTGTTCTTAAAAAAAAGCGAATTAACACGAAACAGTGA